CCAGGGCGCGGGTGGCGCGCCGGTGCGCCTCGGCCTTGCCGATGCCGTAGAGCCGCGCCTGCAGCACCAGCTCCTCGCGGGCGGTGGACTCGTCCCAGGTGCTGCCGCCCTGGGCCACGTAGCCGATGCGACGGCGCACCTCGGCCGGGTCCTTGCGCAGGTCGGCCCCGGCGATGGTGGCCTCGCCGCCGTCCGGCTCGATGAGGGTGGCGAGCATCCGCAGGGTGGTGGTCTTGCCGGCGCCGTTGGGACCGAGGAAGCCGAAGATCTCCCCCTCGGCGACCTCGAGGTTGACCCCCCGGACCGCGTCCACGGTCTTCGTCTCACGACCCGCCCGGGAGCGGAACGACTTCCGCAACCCCCTGGTCTCGATCATGTCTGCTCCTGGTCGTCCGGGCCGGACGTCACCGGCCGCCGATCGTCCGCGCGGAAGACGCACCCCTCCCCCGCGGTTCGCGCTGAGACTAACGCGATATAGCTCTTGTGGTCAACGTTGATTATTTCGCGCTGCCCTCGCCGGGCGGCGCACCGTCCGGCCAACCCGGCCACTCCGCGCCCTGCTCCATTCCAGCGGGCAGGTACGACACTCCGGACTCGATCCGCTCGGCGATCCGCTCGCACCAGGCCATGTCCGCCTCGGCCCGGGCCAGCCAGAGCTCGAACATCCAGCCGACGTGCGCCGGCTTCCTGGTCCGCACCCAGTCCGACTCCAGCGAGGCGCGCATCGACCCGATGCCGGCCCGGATCAGGTTGGCCCGGTTGCGCAGGGCCGCCGCCGCCTCGTCCCGCGGCATCGCGGGCAGGAAGGAGAAGGCCGCCACGAACGGGTCCGGCGGCTCGTTGAGCTGCCACCACTGCGCGCGCAGCAGCGTCTCGAACTCCTCCTCGCCCTTCGGGGTCACCTCGTAGGTGGTGCGGGCGGGACGCGCGCCGACCTGCTCGACGGAGACCGTGCGCAGCAGCCCCTCGTCGGTGAGCTTGCGCAACGCGTGGTAGATCGATCCCGGTTGCACGTTGGCCCACTTGTCCGCGCTCCAACTCAGCAGCTCACGGCGTACGTCGTAGCCGTGCACCGGCTGCATCCACCGGACCAGGCCCAGAATCATCATTCGTGTTGCCGACACCGGACAAGCGTAATAAGCAAGTTTGACTAAGGAACGGCACGGGAGTGCCACATCCCACACTGAGCGATCGTTAGGGCCAGATGAGAGGCCGATACACTCCCGGCATCGACCTCCGGGAGGAGCCAACAAGGTGCGCAAGGTACTCATCGCCAACCGCGGCGAGATCGCCGTCCGCGTCATCCGGGCCTGCCGGGACGCCGGCCTGGACAGTGTCGCGGTCTACGCGGACTCCGACCGGGACGCCCTGCACGCCACCCTCGCCGACGAGGCGTACGCCCTGGGCGGCGACACCGCGGCCGACAGCTACCTGCGGATCGACAAGCTGATCGACATCGCCGGCAAGTCCGGTGCCGACGCGGTGCACCCCGGCTACGGCTTCCTCTCCGAGAACGCCGACTTCGCCCAGGCCGTCATCGACGCCGGGCTGACCTGGATCGGCCCCACCCCGCAGGCGATCCGCGACCTGGGCGACAAGGTGACCGCCCGGCACATCGCCCAGCGCGCCGGCGCGCCCCTGGTCCCCGGCACCCCGGACCCGGTCGGCAACGCCGACGAGGTGATGGCCTTCGCCGTCGACCACGGCCTCCCGGTCGCCATCAAGGCGGCCTTCGGCGGCGGCGGCCGCGGGCTCAAGGTGGCCCGCACCATGGAGGAGATCCCGCACCTGTTCGAGTCGGCCACCCGCGAGGCGGTCGCCGCATTCGGCCGGGGCGAGTGCTTCGTCGAGCGGTACCTGGACAAGCCCCGCCACGTCGAGGCTCAGGTCCTGGCCGACCAGCACGGCAACGTGATCGTGGTGGGCACCCGCGACTGCTCGCTCCAGCGGCGGCACCAGAAGCTGGTCGAGGAGGCCCCGGCGCCGTTCCTCACCGAGGCCCAGCGCCGGCAGATCCACGACAGCGCCAAGGCGATCTGCCGGGAGGCCGGCTACCACGGCGCCGGCACAGTGGAATACCTGGTCGGCGTGGACGGCACCATCTCCTTCCTGGAGGTCAACACCCGGCTCCAGGTCGAGCACCCGGTCACCGAGGAGACCGCCGGCATCGACCTGGTCCGCGAGCAGTTCCGCATCGCCGACGGCGAGAAGCTGCGCTTCACCGAGGACCCGACCCCGCGCGGGCACTCGATCGAGTTCCGGATCAACGGCGAGGACCCGGGCCGCAACTTCCTGCCCGCGCCCGGCACCATCACCGCGCTGCGGCTCCCGACCGGCCCCGGCGTCCGGGTGGACACGGGCATCACGGCCGGCGACGTGATCGGCGGCAACTTCGACTCGCTGCTCGCCAAGGTGATCATCAGCGGCGAGACGCGCACCGAGGCCCTGGAGCGGGCCCGCCGGGCGCTGGACGAGATGGTCGTTGAGGGCATGGCCACCGCGCTGCCGTTCCACCGGCTGGTGGTCCGGGACGAGGCGTTCACCGCCGAGCCGTTCACCGTGCACACCCGGTGGATCGAGACCGAGTTCCACAACACCGTGCCGGCCTTCACCGCCCCCGCCGGGGCCGCCGAGGGCCCGGCCGAGCGCGAGACTGTCGTGGTCGAAGTGGGCGGCAAGCGGCTGGAGGTGGTTCTCCCCGCCGGCCTGGGTTCGGGTACGGCGGCCGCCGCGCCCGCCGCGAAGAAGCCGGTCCGCCGGGGCGGCGGCGCCAAGGCCGGCGCCGCGGTGAGCGGCGACACGCTCACCTCTCCCATGCAGGGCACCATCGTCAAGATCGCCGTCGCGGACGGGGACACCGTCGCCGAGGGCGACCTGGTCGTCGTCCTGGAGGCGATGAAGATGGAGCAGCCGCTGCACGCGCACAAGGCGGGCACCATCAGCGGCCTCTCCGCCGAGGTCGGCGCGGTGATCACCGCCGGCGCGGCGATCTGCACCATCGCCTGATCCGCCGCAGCACCCCCGACCGGCCCGGTGACCCACCGGGTCGGTCGTCGTACCGGGGGCGTACCGAGGCGGCGAGAGTGGTTTGGGCCACCAGCGGCGGCAGGACCGGCCGCCAGCAGGAATGATGTTCCGGTGCGGTTCCTTCACGGCGCGGTCCCCGCGCACGATCTGACCTACAACGACGTCTTCATGGCGCCCAACCGCTCCGAGGTGGGCTCCCGGCTCGACGTCGACCTGGCCACGACCGACGGCACCGGCACCACCATTCCCCTGGTGGTGGCGAACATGACGGCGGTCGCCGGCCGGCGGATGGCCGAGACGGTGGCCCGGCGCGGCGCCATCGCGGTGATCCCCCAGGACATCCCGATCGAGGTGGTGGCCAACGTCGTCGCCTGGGTCAAGCAGCGGCACCTGGTGCACGACACGGCGATCACCCTCGGCCCGGCGGACACCGTCGGCGACGCGATCCACCTGCTGCCGAAGCGCTCGCACGGCGCGGTGATCGTGGTGGACGAGGCGGGCCGGCCGCTCGGCGTGGTCACCGAGGCGGACACCGTCGGAGTGGACCGCTTCGCCCAGCTCCGGCACGTGATGTCGACCGAACTGCACACCGTGCCGGCGGACGCGGACCCGCGTACCGGCTTCGACCGGCTCTCCGCGGGCCGGCGACGGCTCGCCCCGGTGGTGGACGCCGAGGGGCGGCTGGTCGGCGTGCTGACCCGGCCGGGCGCGCTGCGCGCCACGCTCTACAAGCCGGCGGTGGACGACCGGGGCCGGCTGCGGATCGCCGCGGCGGTCGGCATCAACGGCGACGTGACCGGCAAGGCGGCCGCCCTGCTGGAGGCCGGGGTGGACGCCCTGGTGGTGGACACCGCGCACGGCCACCAGGAGCGGATGATCTCGGCGCTCCGGGCGGTCCGCAAGGTGGACCCGGCGGTCCCGGTCGCGGCCGGCAACGTGGTCACCGCCGACGGGGTACGCGACCTGGTGGAGGCCGGCGCCGACATCGTCAAGGTCGGCGTCGGGCCGGGTGCGATGTGCACCACCCGGATGATGACCGGGGTCGGCCGGCCGCAGTTCTCCGCGGTGCTGGACTGCGCCGCGGCGGCCCGGGCGCTCGGCCGGCACGTCTGGGCCGACGGCGGGGTACGTCACCCGCGCGACGTGGCACTGGCCCTCGCTGCCGGCGCCTCGAACGTGATGATCGGTTCCTGGTTCGCCGGGACCTACGAGTCCCCCGGCGATCTCTACACCGAACCGGACGGTCGACGCTACAAGGAGAGCTTCGGCATGGCGTCGGCCCGGGCGGTCAGCGCCCGGACCGCCGAGGACAGCGCGTACGACCGGGCCCGCAAGGCGATCTTCGAGGAGGGCATCTCCACGGCCCGGATGTACCTCGACCCGACCCGCCCTGGGGTGGAGGACCTGATCGACGAGATCATCTCCGGGGTGCGCAGCGCCTTCACCTACGCCGGCGCCCGCAACCTGGAGGAGTTCCACGACCGCGCCCTGGTCGGCGTGCAGAGCGCCGCCGGCTACACCGAAGGCATGCCGCTGCCGACGAGCTGGTGACGCGTTAGGAGGGGCCCCCTGTTATACGCCAGGCGTTAACAGGGGGCCCCTCCTTACGTCTGGAAGAGGCGGCGGATGACGGCGCGGGCGGCGACCTCCGGGTCGGGGTCGGTGCCGGGTGGGATCGCGCCGGCCAGCCACAGGGTGGCGAAGCCGTGCACGATCGACCAGGCGGCGAGCGCGTCCCGCTCGGGCTCGGCGGGCGGCGCGGGCAGGGCGGCGACACCGCCGCGCAGGGCCGCCCCGGCCCGGGTGCGGGCGGCCACCGCCGCCGGGTCGTCGGCCCGGTAGAGGCCGGGCGAGAACATCACCTCGAAGTACGCCCGGTGCCGCACGGCGAACCGCACGTACGCCACCCCGGCCTCCAGCAGGTCGCCGCCGGCCCGGTCGAGTGCCTGGGCGAGGAGGTCGAAGCCCTCCACGGCCAGGGCGGTGAGCAGGCCGGCCTTGTCGCCGAAGTGGTGGGCGGGGGCGGCGTGCGAGACGCCGGCCCGGCGGGCCAGGTCACGGAGGCTCAGTGCGGCCGGGCCGGACTCCCCGATCGCCTCGGCCGCCGCGTCCAGCAGGGTCCGTCGCAGGTCGCCGTGGTGATAGCCGCGGATAGTGGTGGTCACCGCCGAAGCATATCTTGTCATTGCCTAGATGACGGGTTTCCGAAATTAGTTTGGGGCCTGACGGTCTGGGGGCTAATCTAGCGCCCGTGAACATGGGACCTCTCGTCCGCTTCCCCGACGCGCTGCAGCACGCACCGCTCGGCCGGCTGATCTCCATCGCCGGCCACGTGGTCGAGCAGCACTGGGGCCGCTACCTCGCCGAGCACCACGGCCTGACCTCCGCCGGGATGCGCGTGCTCCTCATCCTGCTGCGGGCCGGCGACAGCAGCCACCGCGAAATGGCCGAACGATGCTTCGTCCGGCCGGCCACACTCACCGGGATCGTCGACACGCTGGAGCGCGACGGCTTCGTCGCCCGGCAGCGGGACCCGAACGACCGGCGCAGCGTCCAGCTCACCCTGACCGACAAGGGCCGGCAGCACGCCCTCGCCATCATCGACCTCATTCACAGCGACCGCCCGCTCACCTCGGTCGACGCGGACCCGGCGAAGAAGGCGGTCGTGCGGGAATTCCTCACGGAAATCATCACGACCATGTCCGATGGGGACCTTCGTCGGTTGAACCGGAACAGCGAGCCCAACACCGAGAACCCATCGGGGAGCCGTCCGTGCTGATCCGCCTGCTCCGCACCCACCTGCGCCCGTACCAGCGGTTGCTGGCCGCGGTGGTGGCGTTCCAGTTCGTCGGCACGATGGCCTCGCTCTACCTGCCGAGCCTCAACGCCGACATCATCGACCGTGGCGTGGCCCTCGGCGACACCGACCAGATCCTGCGTACGGGCGGCTGGATGCTGCTCGTCAGCCTGCTCCAGATCGCCTGCTCGATCGTCGCCGTCTACCTCGGCGCGAAGACCGCGATGGGCTTCGGCCGGGACGTCCGGGCCGGCATCTTCCGCCACGTCAACCGCTTCTCCGCCCGCGAGGTGACCCGGTTCGGGGCGCCCTCGCTGATCACCCGCAACACCAACGACGTGCAGCAGGTGCAGATGCTCGTGCTGATGAGCTGCACCATGCTGGTCGCCGCCCCGATCATGAGCGTCGGCGGCGTGGTGATGGCGCTGCGCGAGGACGTCGGCCTCTCCTGGCTGATGCTGGTGTGCGTGCCGGTCCTGGCGATCGCGCTGGGCCTGATCATCCGGCGGATGGTGCCGGGCTTCCGGCTCATGCAGACCCGGATCGACACGGTGAACCGGGTGCTGCGCGAGCAGATCAGCGGCATCCGGGTCGTCCGGGCGTTCGTCCGCGAGCCGTACGAGACGAAGCGGTTCGGGGCCGCCAACGCCGACCTCACCGCGACCGCCCTGCGGGTCGGCCGGCTCCAGGCGCTCATCTTCCCAGTGGTCATGCTGGTGCTGAACGTCTCCAGCGTCGCGGTGCTCTGGTTCGGCGCGGAACGGGTCGACGCCCGGCAGATCCAGGTCGGCGCGCTGACCGCGTTCCTGCAGTACCTGATGCAGATCCTGATGGCGGTCATGATGGCCACCTTCATGCTGATGATGGTGCCGCGCGCGGCGGTCTGCGCCGAGCGGATCGTCGAGGTGCTGGACACCGATTCCTCGGTGGCGCCGCCGGCCGAGCCGATGCTCGCCATGACCCGCCCCGCCGAGCTGGAACTCCGCCGGGTCGGCTTCCAGTACCCCGGG
This sequence is a window from Micromonospora sp. NBRC 110009. Protein-coding genes within it:
- a CDS encoding ABC transporter ATP-binding protein, producing MLIRLLRTHLRPYQRLLAAVVAFQFVGTMASLYLPSLNADIIDRGVALGDTDQILRTGGWMLLVSLLQIACSIVAVYLGAKTAMGFGRDVRAGIFRHVNRFSAREVTRFGAPSLITRNTNDVQQVQMLVLMSCTMLVAAPIMSVGGVVMALREDVGLSWLMLVCVPVLAIALGLIIRRMVPGFRLMQTRIDTVNRVLREQISGIRVVRAFVREPYETKRFGAANADLTATALRVGRLQALIFPVVMLVLNVSSVAVLWFGAERVDARQIQVGALTAFLQYLMQILMAVMMATFMLMMVPRAAVCAERIVEVLDTDSSVAPPAEPMLAMTRPAELELRRVGFQYPGASAPVLHDISFRASPGRTTAIIGSTGAGKTTLLTLIPRLVDPTAGAVLVDGMDVRLMELDEVWRRIGLVPQRPYLFSGTVASNLRYGNPDATDAELWAALEVAQARDFVAEMPGGLDASIAQGGTNVSGGQRQRLAIARALVRRPEIYLFDDSFSALDLGTDARLRAALKPVTANAAVVIVAQRVSTIVDADQIIVLEDGGVIGMGRHEELLESCPTYAEIVASQQTAEVTA
- a CDS encoding acetyl/propionyl/methylcrotonyl-CoA carboxylase subunit alpha; amino-acid sequence: MRKVLIANRGEIAVRVIRACRDAGLDSVAVYADSDRDALHATLADEAYALGGDTAADSYLRIDKLIDIAGKSGADAVHPGYGFLSENADFAQAVIDAGLTWIGPTPQAIRDLGDKVTARHIAQRAGAPLVPGTPDPVGNADEVMAFAVDHGLPVAIKAAFGGGGRGLKVARTMEEIPHLFESATREAVAAFGRGECFVERYLDKPRHVEAQVLADQHGNVIVVGTRDCSLQRRHQKLVEEAPAPFLTEAQRRQIHDSAKAICREAGYHGAGTVEYLVGVDGTISFLEVNTRLQVEHPVTEETAGIDLVREQFRIADGEKLRFTEDPTPRGHSIEFRINGEDPGRNFLPAPGTITALRLPTGPGVRVDTGITAGDVIGGNFDSLLAKVIISGETRTEALERARRALDEMVVEGMATALPFHRLVVRDEAFTAEPFTVHTRWIETEFHNTVPAFTAPAGAAEGPAERETVVVEVGGKRLEVVLPAGLGSGTAAAAPAAKKPVRRGGGAKAGAAVSGDTLTSPMQGTIVKIAVADGDTVAEGDLVVVLEAMKMEQPLHAHKAGTISGLSAEVGAVITAGAAICTIA
- a CDS encoding PadR family transcriptional regulator, giving the protein MMILGLVRWMQPVHGYDVRRELLSWSADKWANVQPGSIYHALRKLTDEGLLRTVSVEQVGARPARTTYEVTPKGEEEFETLLRAQWWQLNEPPDPFVAAFSFLPAMPRDEAAAALRNRANLIRAGIGSMRASLESDWVRTRKPAHVGWMFELWLARAEADMAWCERIAERIESGVSYLPAGMEQGAEWPGWPDGAPPGEGSAK
- a CDS encoding GuaB1 family IMP dehydrogenase-related protein; translated protein: MRFLHGAVPAHDLTYNDVFMAPNRSEVGSRLDVDLATTDGTGTTIPLVVANMTAVAGRRMAETVARRGAIAVIPQDIPIEVVANVVAWVKQRHLVHDTAITLGPADTVGDAIHLLPKRSHGAVIVVDEAGRPLGVVTEADTVGVDRFAQLRHVMSTELHTVPADADPRTGFDRLSAGRRRLAPVVDAEGRLVGVLTRPGALRATLYKPAVDDRGRLRIAAAVGINGDVTGKAAALLEAGVDALVVDTAHGHQERMISALRAVRKVDPAVPVAAGNVVTADGVRDLVEAGADIVKVGVGPGAMCTTRMMTGVGRPQFSAVLDCAAAARALGRHVWADGGVRHPRDVALALAAGASNVMIGSWFAGTYESPGDLYTEPDGRRYKESFGMASARAVSARTAEDSAYDRARKAIFEEGISTARMYLDPTRPGVEDLIDEIISGVRSAFTYAGARNLEEFHDRALVGVQSAAGYTEGMPLPTSW
- a CDS encoding TetR/AcrR family transcriptional regulator, whose amino-acid sequence is MTTTIRGYHHGDLRRTLLDAAAEAIGESGPAALSLRDLARRAGVSHAAPAHHFGDKAGLLTALAVEGFDLLAQALDRAGGDLLEAGVAYVRFAVRHRAYFEVMFSPGLYRADDPAAVAARTRAGAALRGGVAALPAPPAEPERDALAAWSIVHGFATLWLAGAIPPGTDPDPEVAARAVIRRLFQT
- a CDS encoding MarR family winged helix-turn-helix transcriptional regulator, whose translation is MGPLVRFPDALQHAPLGRLISIAGHVVEQHWGRYLAEHHGLTSAGMRVLLILLRAGDSSHREMAERCFVRPATLTGIVDTLERDGFVARQRDPNDRRSVQLTLTDKGRQHALAIIDLIHSDRPLTSVDADPAKKAVVREFLTEIITTMSDGDLRRLNRNSEPNTENPSGSRPC